From the Kiloniellales bacterium genome, the window GCCGTCGAGTCGGCATTGGCCACGTTCTCGGCGATCGTCCGCAAGCGCGTTCCCTGGGATTGCAGGCCGGCCGCCGAGATGTGCATCGATTCGAGCAGATCCATGGTCTTCTCCCTCTTCTCTTATCTCGAGCGCGCGCTCAGCCCTCGCGGCTGCCGAGCGCCGCGCGCAGCATCTGGGTGTGCTTGCGGTACAGGTTGGTCATCGTCTGGTGGCTCATTTGGGTCTCGGCCACGTTGATCAGCTGCTCTTCGATCACGACGGCGTTGCCCGAAGGCGCGGTCTCGAAGGTGTGGCGCTGATCCTGGGATCCGACCGCCCCCGGTTTCGCGCTCCGCCCCTGCAGGTGGGCCGGATGGGTGGCCGCCGGCTGGACGGCCGCGACCGCGCGCGCCAGGACCCGCTCGAAGGGCCCGTGCTTGAGGTCCTGCGGCCGGTAGCCGGGCGTGTCGGTGTTGGCGATGTTCTGGGCCAGCACGTTCTGGCGCTGGCCAAGCCACTGCATGCGCCTTACAAGGGCTTGAAAGATATCCAGTTTGCCAGCCATCGGCGCCTCCCGAGAGATCGGTCGAATCGCCGGGCCGCATCACCAATCGGCGGTTGTTCCGGCGTTTGGATCGATGGGCTGCATCGACCCACGCCAGTATCACGCGCGGCCTATTAAAGATGCGTAAAAAGTGTTTTAATTGCGCGATAAAATCGAACTAAGCTGGAGGCAGCGCCGCCCCGCCGCGTTTCGGGGCCGCGGCTCGAGGCCGACTTCGAGACTGACTTTCGCGACTGGGGGAAGTGCCGACCGATGCTGTATCTTACCCGTAAGATCGGCGAATCGGTCATCATCAACGGCGACATCGAAGTAACGGTGATCGATATCCGCGGGAAATCGATCAAGCTGGGCTTCACCTTCCCCTCGACCGCCACTGTCCTGAGGCGCGAGATCCACGAGCGCATCCAGGCGGAAAACCGCGCCGCCCTGGAGGGCGGCAACAGCGGTTTGGACGCCGAGCACGCGAATCCGCCGGCTGCGGCCTCGGAACCGGACAAGGGCGGCTGAACCGCCCCAACCCGAGGAACCGCC encodes:
- the flgB gene encoding flagellar basal body rod protein FlgB — its product is MAGKLDIFQALVRRMQWLGQRQNVLAQNIANTDTPGYRPQDLKHGPFERVLARAVAAVQPAATHPAHLQGRSAKPGAVGSQDQRHTFETAPSGNAVVIEEQLINVAETQMSHQTMTNLYRKHTQMLRAALGSREG
- the csrA gene encoding carbon storage regulator CsrA — translated: MLYLTRKIGESVIINGDIEVTVIDIRGKSIKLGFTFPSTATVLRREIHERIQAENRAALEGGNSGLDAEHANPPAAASEPDKGG